The DNA region CTGTAATAACAGAACCTAATAAGGAAAAAACAAAAGTGACTCAAGAAGAGAAAGAAACGCTGTTTGATCTGTTTCGTGATACAGAAAATAACAGTGATCTTTCTAAATAATCGTCACGTACCAACGGCTTGTTATATTAATGACATTTTTATTCTATTTTGATAAGGAGTTGTAAATGAGTTTTCCAACTATTGGCAAGGCGGCTCCCGCATTCAGTTTGAAGAACCAATTTGGCGAGACAGTTAGCCTCAGTCAATTTAAAGGTAAAAAACAGGTTGTTTTATACTTTTATCCGAAGGCCTCTACCCCTGGATGTACAACTCAGGCCTGTGGTATCCGCGATACACACACAGAGTTTGATGCATTGGATACTGTAGTGCTTGGTGTGAGCCCTGATAATCCGGCCAAGCTAAAGAAGTTTGATGAAAAATATCAATTAAATTTTTCTTTGCTTGCCGATGAAGATCATTCAATAGCGGAAGCCTACGGTGTGTGGGGGCTGAAAAAATTTATGGGTAGAGAATTTATGGGAATTCTCCGCACAACCTTCGTCATTGATAAACAAGGCAAGGTCAGACAGGTTATTGATAAAGTAAATACCAAGACACATGATCAGGATTTGTTGGATATTTTGCGGGCTGGCATGTAAACCAACGTTTTTAGAATAACCTAAACTAAAAAAAATATCTTTTGATGGAAACTTGTAACGTTTTCACTTTGCTAGTGTGTAAGTTCGTCTATAATCTGTCACAAGCTGAGCGTGGCTGTATTGACGAAAGGACAGCGTCCCCGGTTTTAGGCGGTCATCTTTATGACCATTTTATCCTTGTTAACTAAACATGCCCTTTTGGCAAAGGAGACGCCTCTATGATCCAATTGCAACGCATTTATCGCAATAGAGATAACGAATCTGAAAACTCTTTTGAGGGATCTGAAATCAGGTCTTACGAAGAGTACCTGGCGATGGCAGAAATCCCTCGTTATGAGGGGGTGTCAGCCAGAGTGATCGATGCTCTGAAGCAGCGTGTGGGTCGAGATGATCTATCTATTGATAAAATCGCAGAGGATATCAAGTTATCCAAGCGGACCCTGCAACGTCGGTTACAACAGCAGCAAGCTAACTTTGCGCAGCTGCGGGATATCCTGCGCTTTCACTATGCCATCAAGTATCTGATTGATGAACATATGAGCGTGGATACTGTATCCAAGGCTCTGGACTTTTCGGATAGAACCAGTTTTACCAACGCCTTCAAGCGCTGGACAGGTTTGTCTCCCAGTGTCTTCCGCAAGTTGTTCCGCGATTACGCTTAGAGTCAACTCTCGGCTATACCTTTAGACAAAGGAGCGCTAATTGCCTAGCTGTTGTAAAACAGGTAGAGTTAGCGCTCTTTATATGTAGAGGTTAGCTTTATGAGTTTCTTTATTTCATCCGCTATGGCTCAGACTCAAGCCGCCCCTCCTCAGGGTAGCCCTCTGGTTACGCTTCTGTTGTTTGGCGGAATGTTTCTGTTCATGTACTTGTTGATTATTCGCCCCCAGCGCAAACGTCAGAAAGAGCACCAAAATCTGGTCGCATCGCTTGCAAAGGGTGATGAAGTGCTTATGAC from Cellvibrio japonicus Ueda107 includes:
- the bcp gene encoding thioredoxin-dependent thiol peroxidase, which translates into the protein MSFPTIGKAAPAFSLKNQFGETVSLSQFKGKKQVVLYFYPKASTPGCTTQACGIRDTHTEFDALDTVVLGVSPDNPAKLKKFDEKYQLNFSLLADEDHSIAEAYGVWGLKKFMGREFMGILRTTFVIDKQGKVRQVIDKVNTKTHDQDLLDILRAGM
- a CDS encoding helix-turn-helix domain-containing protein is translated as MIQLQRIYRNRDNESENSFEGSEIRSYEEYLAMAEIPRYEGVSARVIDALKQRVGRDDLSIDKIAEDIKLSKRTLQRRLQQQQANFAQLRDILRFHYAIKYLIDEHMSVDTVSKALDFSDRTSFTNAFKRWTGLSPSVFRKLFRDYA
- the yajC gene encoding preprotein translocase subunit YajC, with the protein product MSFFISSAMAQTQAAPPQGSPLVTLLLFGGMFLFMYLLIIRPQRKRQKEHQNLVASLAKGDEVLMTSGLLGKIVKVDENYVVLETGSNIELKFQKVAVHAVLPKGTIKSVDAA